The Halogranum gelatinilyticum genome contains a region encoding:
- a CDS encoding quinone-dependent dihydroorotate dehydrogenase: protein MSLYDLAKPALFALPPETAHLAVHRLLRAAQHTPAEGAVRRRYSVDDERLAVDRFGLSFDNPVGVAAGFDKNAEIPSVLTALGFGHVEIGAVTAERQSGNPRPRMFRLRDDEALINRMGFNNEGADRIGDRLDSEPLPDAPLGINIGKSKVTPLEEAADDYLYTYERVADAGDYFVVNVSSPNTPGLRSLQNRESLEEIFGTLQDAGASPLLVKLSPDLSGGAIEDALAVVDDLDLDGVIATNTTTERPDSLQSPEKAERGGLSGKPIEERATGMVRFIAERTDVPVIGVGGITDAEGAYAKIRAGASVVQLYTGLVYEGPGLARDINEGLVELLERDGFDSVDDAVGADL, encoded by the coding sequence ATGAGCCTCTACGACCTCGCGAAGCCAGCGCTTTTCGCGTTGCCACCGGAAACCGCACATCTCGCGGTCCACCGGTTACTCCGAGCCGCCCAACACACACCAGCCGAGGGCGCAGTCCGCCGCCGCTACAGCGTTGACGACGAGCGGCTCGCCGTCGACCGCTTCGGGCTCTCCTTCGACAACCCCGTCGGCGTCGCCGCCGGCTTCGACAAGAACGCCGAGATACCCTCGGTGCTCACCGCGCTCGGCTTCGGTCACGTCGAGATCGGTGCCGTCACCGCGGAGCGACAGTCCGGTAACCCCCGGCCACGGATGTTCCGGCTCCGCGACGACGAGGCACTCATCAACCGGATGGGCTTCAACAACGAGGGTGCCGACCGAATCGGTGACCGGCTCGACAGCGAACCGCTCCCCGATGCCCCGCTCGGCATCAACATCGGGAAGTCGAAGGTCACCCCACTGGAGGAGGCCGCAGACGACTATCTCTACACCTACGAACGCGTCGCCGACGCGGGCGACTACTTCGTCGTCAACGTCTCCAGTCCGAACACGCCCGGTCTCCGCTCACTCCAGAACCGCGAGTCGTTGGAGGAGATCTTCGGAACACTGCAGGACGCCGGTGCCTCGCCACTGCTCGTCAAACTCTCGCCGGACCTGTCGGGGGGAGCCATCGAGGACGCCTTGGCCGTCGTCGACGACCTGGACCTCGACGGCGTCATCGCGACCAACACCACGACCGAACGGCCAGACTCCCTCCAGAGTCCCGAGAAGGCGGAGCGCGGCGGTCTCTCGGGCAAACCTATCGAGGAGCGTGCGACCGGCATGGTGCGGTTCATCGCCGAACGGACGGACGTCCCTGTCATCGGTGTCGGCGGCATTACGGACGCCGAAGGTGCCTACGCGAAGATTCGCGCCGGAGCAAGCGTCGTCCAACTCTACACCGGACTCGTCTACGAGGGGCCGGGTCTCGCCCGCGACATCAACGAAGGACTCGTGGAACTCTTGGAGCGCGACGGCTTCGACAGCGTCGACGACGCAGTCGGAGCGGACCTGTAG